A single Tenacibaculum sp. Bg11-29 DNA region contains:
- a CDS encoding dihydrodipicolinate synthase family protein, with the protein MSTIQWNGVMPAVTTKFTDNDTLDLVNFELNIKAQLNAGVSGIILGGTLGEASTLTDDEKRVIVRKAVEVVNDQVPVIMNIAEQTTVAAIDTARKAKEDGALGLMMLPPMRYKADNRETTTYFKKVANSTTLPIMVYNNPVDYGIEVTLDMFEELLRDCPNIQAVKESTRDLSNITRIKNRFGDRLAILSGVDTLALESIFMGADGWVAGLVCAFPAETVAIFNLAKAGRTKEAIEIYRWFLPLLELDINSKLVQNIKLAEVATGIGTENVREPRLPLIGEERERVLAIIENGLKTRPTLPEYKELALMD; encoded by the coding sequence ATGAGTACTATACAATGGAATGGTGTTATGCCAGCAGTTACAACTAAATTTACAGATAACGACACATTAGATTTAGTAAATTTTGAACTAAACATTAAAGCACAGTTAAACGCAGGTGTTAGCGGTATTATTTTGGGAGGAACACTTGGTGAAGCTAGTACACTTACTGATGATGAAAAAAGAGTAATCGTAAGAAAAGCTGTAGAAGTTGTTAATGATCAAGTGCCAGTAATAATGAATATTGCAGAGCAAACGACAGTTGCAGCTATCGACACAGCTAGAAAAGCAAAGGAAGACGGAGCGTTAGGTTTAATGATGTTACCTCCGATGCGATATAAAGCTGACAATAGAGAAACTACTACCTACTTTAAAAAAGTAGCGAACAGTACTACATTACCAATTATGGTATACAACAACCCAGTTGATTACGGTATTGAGGTTACTTTAGACATGTTTGAAGAATTATTACGTGATTGTCCAAACATTCAAGCAGTAAAAGAATCTACAAGAGACTTATCTAACATTACTCGTATTAAAAATCGCTTTGGAGATCGTTTAGCTATCTTATCAGGAGTTGACACTTTAGCTTTAGAAAGTATTTTTATGGGTGCTGATGGATGGGTTGCTGGTTTAGTTTGTGCATTTCCGGCAGAAACAGTAGCTATTTTTAACTTAGCAAAAGCAGGAAGAACTAAAGAAGCTATAGAAATTTACCGTTGGTTCTTACCTTTATTAGAGCTAGACATTAACTCTAAATTAGTTCAAAATATTAAATTGGCAGAGGTCGCTACAGGTATTGGTACAGAGAATGTACGTGAGCCACGTTTACCTTTAATTGGAGAAGAAAGAGAAAGAGTTTTAGCTATTATTGAAAATGGATTAAAAACGAGGCCTACTTTACCTGAATATAAAGAATTAGCTCTAATGGATTAA
- a CDS encoding DUF3781 domain-containing protein, whose translation MKIDKYEIIKNHCYTDLVYQRINKKLGVAFSRYKSQVLIKKVLEDTAIDNYKKLGKNFYISNIKHNIKITINSNTFRVITVDRIIKE comes from the coding sequence TTGAAAATAGACAAATACGAAATTATAAAGAATCATTGCTATACCGATCTTGTTTATCAAAGAATAAACAAGAAACTAGGTGTAGCTTTTTCTAGATATAAAAGTCAAGTTCTTATAAAGAAAGTATTAGAAGATACTGCTATAGATAATTATAAGAAGTTAGGAAAGAATTTTTATATCTCCAATATAAAACACAACATAAAAATTACAATTAACTCTAACACATTTAGAGTTATAACTGTAGATAGAATCATTAAAGAGTAA
- a CDS encoding AraC family transcriptional regulator, with amino-acid sequence MFKILPISMKVLPFKIPKTKNLGLIYQEDIGAFFYDKYHEHEEVQLCYIIKGEGTLIVGDTVNEYHSNDILVIGSRQPHVFKSDNSVIKKSSMISLFFTKKSFGETFFELDEFKEIAPFFSKSKNSFRIVNNKVKITKLFLKLQKSRDLVKFTVFIKMLTVISSSKVESLSSFVYEKKYTDNEGKRMRNIMDYTLQNFNKKIELDDIAEIANMTSNAFCRYFKQRTNKTFFTFLNELRVENACRLLQNKDYSVIDVSERSGFKNISNFNRKFKELKKITPSNYRLNN; translated from the coding sequence TTGTTTAAAATATTACCTATTTCTATGAAGGTTTTACCATTTAAAATACCAAAAACTAAAAATTTAGGACTGATTTATCAAGAAGATATTGGTGCTTTTTTTTATGATAAGTATCATGAGCACGAAGAAGTACAGTTGTGTTATATTATTAAAGGTGAAGGTACTTTAATTGTTGGTGATACTGTTAATGAATACCATTCTAATGATATTCTAGTAATAGGAAGTAGACAGCCCCATGTTTTTAAAAGTGATAATTCAGTAATAAAAAAATCATCAATGATCTCGCTTTTTTTTACTAAAAAATCATTTGGCGAAACTTTTTTTGAATTGGATGAATTTAAAGAAATAGCACCTTTTTTTAGTAAATCCAAGAATAGTTTTAGAATAGTAAATAATAAAGTAAAAATAACAAAGCTTTTTTTAAAATTACAAAAAAGTAGGGATTTAGTGAAGTTTACTGTTTTTATTAAAATGTTAACAGTTATTTCAAGTTCTAAGGTAGAATCTCTTTCATCGTTTGTTTACGAAAAAAAGTATACTGATAATGAAGGTAAGCGAATGCGAAACATAATGGATTATACATTGCAAAATTTTAATAAAAAAATAGAACTAGACGATATAGCAGAGATAGCAAATATGACATCTAATGCTTTTTGCAGATATTTTAAACAAAGAACGAATAAAACTTTTTTTACTTTTTTAAATGAGCTTAGAGTAGAAAATGCATGTAGATTACTACAAAATAAAGACTATTCAGTTATTGATGTGTCAGAAAGATCTGGATTTAAAAATATATCTAACTTTAATAGAAAGTTTAAGGAATTAAAGAAGATAACACCTTCAAATTATAGATTGAATAATTAA
- a CDS encoding S28 family serine protease, protein MKLIRFFYFLFFTLLFIGCKTTETTEKSSSKTTTFQKIAAIKNVVSIEKRDIVSHFDENYEIWFEQPVDHNDLSKGTFKQRVFLGFENPTQPVIVELRGYGIGRETAGELAKHYNANQLSIEHRYFNNSRPKKIDWNTLTVENAAKDQAIIIDAIRNALYPNTKFISTGISKGCQTTMAHRRYFPKNVDACVCYVGPLNYKREDPRVYEFLKTVGTKEDRENIKAFQELCFENREALLDKMKIAAKEKGLTWEFGAEKAINYTILEYSFSFWQWGNSVDSIPTKNISIDDIYKHLISVSGYGFFEEKSVDGLQPYFWAALTEQGIYGYETAPFKKYFNNESKIYKFDWAFPEGISKEYNLKPMQEVKNFLDNSAEKMLFIYGEYDTWSSTAVELSTDAKKRELYKFVKPKGSHTTRVESFNTENKKKIYDIIDRWLEKK, encoded by the coding sequence ATGAAACTAATTCGCTTTTTCTATTTTTTATTTTTTACATTATTATTTATAGGCTGTAAAACCACAGAAACAACTGAAAAATCATCCTCAAAAACAACAACTTTTCAAAAAATAGCAGCTATAAAGAATGTAGTGAGCATTGAAAAAAGGGATATAGTAAGCCATTTCGATGAAAACTATGAAATATGGTTTGAGCAACCAGTTGATCATAATGATTTATCAAAAGGTACTTTTAAACAACGTGTTTTTTTAGGTTTTGAAAATCCTACACAACCAGTAATTGTAGAACTTCGTGGTTATGGAATAGGCCGAGAAACTGCTGGGGAGTTAGCAAAACATTATAATGCGAATCAATTAAGTATTGAGCATCGTTACTTTAATAATTCGCGACCTAAAAAAATAGATTGGAACACACTTACTGTTGAAAATGCAGCTAAAGATCAAGCTATTATTATTGACGCTATTAGAAATGCTTTATATCCAAATACAAAGTTTATATCTACTGGAATATCTAAAGGTTGCCAAACAACCATGGCACATCGTAGATACTTTCCTAAAAACGTAGATGCTTGTGTTTGTTATGTTGGCCCTTTAAACTATAAACGTGAAGACCCTAGAGTTTATGAATTTTTAAAAACGGTAGGAACAAAAGAAGATAGAGAAAATATTAAAGCTTTTCAAGAACTTTGTTTTGAAAATAGGGAAGCTCTTTTAGATAAAATGAAAATCGCAGCCAAGGAAAAAGGATTAACTTGGGAATTTGGAGCTGAAAAAGCAATTAATTATACTATTTTAGAGTATTCTTTTTCTTTTTGGCAATGGGGAAACAGTGTTGATAGTATACCTACTAAAAACATTTCTATAGATGACATCTATAAACATCTTATTAGTGTATCTGGTTATGGTTTTTTTGAAGAAAAGTCAGTTGATGGTTTACAACCTTATTTTTGGGCTGCTTTAACAGAACAAGGAATTTATGGTTACGAAACTGCTCCTTTTAAAAAATACTTCAATAATGAATCAAAAATTTACAAATTTGATTGGGCTTTTCCTGAAGGCATTTCAAAAGAGTATAATTTAAAGCCAATGCAAGAGGTTAAAAATTTCCTTGATAATTCAGCCGAAAAAATGCTTTTTATTTACGGAGAATACGACACTTGGAGTTCTACCGCCGTTGAATTAAGTACTGATGCAAAAAAGAGAGAGTTATATAAATTTGTAAAACCTAAAGGGAGTCATACAACTCGTGTTGAAAGTTTTAATACTGAAAACAAGAAAAAGATTTATGATATTATTGATCGTTGGTTAGAAAAAAAATAA
- a CDS encoding aminopeptidase P N-terminal domain-containing protein: MRYDQINNSLFIENRKRFISQMKPNTIAILVSNDVKHNNADDVMGFAQNNDLFYLSGIDQEETILVLYPDAYKEENRAVLFVKETNEQIKIWDGEKLTKEQAIEVSGIDRIEWSSNFEMTLQYMAFEADGFYLGHNEHLKRATKDQETQQNRMIKWCKEKYPLHEYYRAAKITRSLRPVKSDKEIQLVQKAADISINSFVSVLKACKATMKEYELEAELAYNLVKSGASHHAFQPIVASGKNACALHYNTNDSTCNDGEMILLDFGICYANYNSDTTRCFPVNGKFSKRQAAVYTAVLHCLKEGSKLLKPGILPIDYEKNMANLVENELIKLNLLDTNDVANQNPKKPLYKKYFMHGTAHYLGLDVHDVGLYSRPFEAGMVLTCEPGIYIPEEGIGCRLEDDYLITENGNINLTAAMPIEIKDIEALMNN; the protein is encoded by the coding sequence ATGCGTTACGACCAAATAAACAACTCTTTATTTATAGAAAACAGAAAACGTTTCATCTCTCAAATGAAACCAAACACTATTGCTATCTTAGTATCTAATGATGTAAAGCATAACAATGCTGATGATGTAATGGGGTTTGCTCAGAATAATGACCTGTTTTATTTATCTGGAATTGATCAAGAAGAAACAATTTTAGTATTATATCCTGATGCTTATAAAGAAGAGAATCGTGCCGTTTTATTTGTAAAAGAAACAAATGAACAAATTAAAATTTGGGATGGTGAAAAACTAACAAAAGAGCAAGCTATTGAGGTTTCTGGAATTGATAGAATAGAATGGTCTAGTAATTTTGAAATGACTTTACAATACATGGCTTTTGAAGCTGATGGATTTTATTTAGGTCATAATGAACATCTAAAACGTGCTACTAAAGATCAAGAAACACAACAAAACAGAATGATAAAATGGTGTAAAGAAAAATATCCTTTACACGAATATTATAGAGCTGCAAAAATTACTCGCAGTTTAAGACCTGTCAAGTCAGATAAAGAAATTCAATTAGTGCAAAAAGCCGCCGACATAAGTATAAATTCTTTTGTATCGGTTTTAAAAGCTTGTAAAGCTACTATGAAAGAGTATGAACTAGAGGCTGAACTAGCTTATAATTTAGTTAAATCTGGCGCCTCCCATCATGCCTTTCAACCGATCGTTGCTTCTGGTAAAAATGCTTGTGCACTGCATTACAACACAAATGATTCAACTTGTAATGATGGCGAAATGATTTTACTTGATTTCGGAATTTGTTATGCTAATTATAATAGTGACACTACGCGATGCTTTCCTGTTAATGGAAAATTTTCTAAAAGACAAGCTGCAGTTTACACCGCCGTTTTACACTGTTTAAAAGAAGGTAGTAAATTATTAAAGCCTGGTATTTTACCGATTGATTATGAAAAAAACATGGCTAATTTAGTAGAAAATGAGTTAATAAAACTAAACTTATTAGATACTAATGACGTTGCCAACCAAAACCCTAAGAAACCTTTATATAAAAAATATTTTATGCACGGAACAGCCCATTATTTGGGCTTAGATGTACATGATGTTGGGTTATATTCCCGCCCATTTGAAGCAGGCATGGTTTTAACTTGTGAACCTGGAATTTACATTCCTGAAGAAGGAATTGGTTGCCGACTTGAAGATGATTACCTGATTACTGAAAACGGAAATATAAATTTAACAGCTGCAATGCCTATAGAAATTAAAGATATTGAAGCATTAATGAATAATTAA
- a CDS encoding aldehyde dehydrogenase (NADP(+)) codes for MITGKNYIGNQLKAEGTTTHKTVNPKLNTQNSTPFYQATLNEVNEAVALADSAFKVYRNIPGEQRAAFLNAIADEILALDTELTDMYMSESGLPEGRAQGERGRTIGQLRAFADLILKDEWRNVTIDEAIPTRQPLPKSDIRKTSIPIGPVVVFAASNFPLAFSTAGGDTASALASGCPVIVKSHAMHSGTGELVASAIIKAAEKTGMPNGVFSNITGSGRVVGTALVKHPKVKAVGFTGSIAGGRALYNLAAERNEPIPVFAEMGSINPVIVMPNVIEKKSAETATTYAGSITVGTGQFCTNPGLLLTLAGDKTDAFIKDLAEKTVAIAPQCMLHPNIKDGFVSNGKIVTSQPGVEIVGQITNNIEANFAASTICTVSGSDFLTNPKMHTEVFGPFSLVVKAKDQAELVEVIDSLEGQLTGTVLAEKEDFTELPVIADALQAKVGRIIFNGVPTGVEVCESMTHGGPYPASSDARFTAVGLGAIKRWIRPFSFQDWPTELLPTELRN; via the coding sequence ATGATTACAGGAAAAAATTATATAGGAAATCAATTAAAGGCTGAGGGAACTACCACTCATAAAACTGTAAACCCAAAGTTAAACACACAAAACTCAACACCTTTTTACCAAGCAACTTTAAATGAAGTTAACGAAGCTGTAGCGTTAGCTGATAGTGCCTTTAAAGTATATAGAAATATACCTGGGGAGCAAAGAGCTGCTTTTTTAAATGCAATAGCAGATGAAATACTAGCTTTAGATACAGAATTAACTGACATGTATATGTCTGAATCTGGTCTACCAGAAGGAAGAGCGCAAGGAGAAAGAGGTAGAACCATTGGTCAATTAAGAGCTTTTGCTGACTTAATTTTAAAAGATGAATGGAGAAACGTTACCATTGATGAAGCAATTCCAACAAGGCAACCATTACCTAAATCAGATATTAGAAAAACATCAATTCCAATAGGACCTGTTGTTGTATTTGCTGCAAGTAATTTTCCATTAGCTTTTTCAACAGCTGGTGGTGATACAGCAAGTGCCTTAGCATCAGGTTGTCCAGTAATTGTAAAATCACATGCAATGCACTCTGGAACAGGTGAATTGGTAGCATCAGCTATTATTAAAGCTGCTGAAAAAACAGGAATGCCAAATGGTGTATTTTCAAACATTACCGGAAGCGGAAGAGTTGTTGGTACAGCATTAGTTAAGCACCCTAAAGTAAAAGCTGTTGGTTTTACAGGGAGTATTGCTGGTGGTAGAGCTCTTTATAACTTAGCTGCAGAAAGAAATGAACCAATTCCAGTATTTGCAGAAATGGGAAGTATCAACCCTGTAATAGTAATGCCAAATGTAATTGAAAAAAAATCTGCTGAAACAGCAACTACTTATGCTGGTTCAATAACTGTGGGAACAGGACAATTTTGTACTAACCCAGGTTTATTATTAACACTTGCTGGTGATAAAACAGATGCTTTTATTAAAGATTTAGCCGAAAAAACGGTGGCAATTGCACCACAGTGTATGTTACACCCAAACATTAAAGATGGTTTTGTATCAAACGGTAAAATAGTAACCTCGCAACCAGGTGTAGAAATAGTAGGTCAAATAACAAATAATATTGAAGCTAACTTTGCTGCCTCAACTATATGTACGGTATCAGGATCAGACTTTTTAACAAACCCAAAAATGCATACCGAAGTTTTTGGACCTTTTTCTTTAGTTGTTAAAGCAAAAGACCAAGCCGAGTTGGTAGAAGTTATTGATAGCTTAGAAGGACAATTAACAGGAACAGTATTAGCTGAAAAAGAAGACTTCACTGAGTTACCTGTAATAGCAGATGCTTTACAAGCAAAAGTAGGTAGAATTATTTTTAACGGAGTGCCAACAGGTGTAGAAGTCTGTGAATCAATGACACACGGTGGACCATACCCGGCTTCATCAGACGCTAGGTTTACAGCCGTTGGTTTAGGTGCTATAAAAAGATGGATAAGACCTTTTAGTTTTCAAGATTGGCCAACTGAATTGTTACCAACTGAACTAAGAAATTAG
- a CDS encoding type IX secretion system membrane protein PorP/SprF: MRNITTLFSFLLILNISAQETLPIYADYLSDNVYLLHPAAAGIGDCGKIRFTARQQWIGVKDAPSLQTVSFHAKVHENSNAGYGFILFNDRNGYHSQKGLQGSYTYHLDMGNENLFNQLSFGLSMAMVQNEVDQRTFGGGDVSQVIESDFYFNADFGMAYHFKGFSSYLTIKNILLSAKNNVNSNYESLNLRNYIFGAGYFFGEEDKFQFEPSLMLQYKAETGEKIGDLNFKVYKKFRTTQLWAALSYRRSLDSSVFGDANYITPIIGLNYKKLMFAYTYTQQSGDVVFSNGGFHQVSFGMDILCRKRRASACPNINGSF, translated from the coding sequence ATGAGAAATATTACAACACTATTTTCTTTTTTATTAATACTAAATATATCTGCGCAAGAAACATTACCTATCTACGCAGATTATTTGTCTGATAATGTTTATTTATTGCATCCAGCTGCTGCTGGAATAGGTGATTGTGGGAAGATACGTTTTACCGCGCGTCAACAATGGATTGGTGTAAAAGATGCTCCGTCATTGCAGACAGTAAGTTTTCATGCAAAAGTTCATGAAAATTCTAATGCAGGGTATGGATTTATATTATTTAATGACCGTAATGGTTATCACTCTCAAAAAGGGTTACAAGGTAGTTATACATATCATTTAGATATGGGGAACGAGAATTTGTTTAACCAATTATCATTCGGACTTTCAATGGCAATGGTACAGAATGAAGTAGATCAGAGAACTTTTGGAGGGGGAGATGTTAGTCAGGTAATTGAAAGTGATTTTTATTTTAATGCCGATTTTGGAATGGCATACCATTTTAAAGGTTTTTCATCGTATTTAACGATAAAGAATATATTACTTTCTGCAAAAAATAATGTAAACTCTAATTATGAATCACTCAATTTAAGAAATTATATTTTTGGAGCGGGTTACTTTTTTGGAGAAGAAGATAAGTTTCAATTCGAACCGTCATTAATGCTACAATATAAAGCAGAAACAGGAGAGAAAATAGGTGACCTTAATTTTAAAGTTTATAAAAAGTTTAGAACAACACAACTTTGGGCTGCTTTATCTTATAGAAGAAGTTTAGATAGTAGTGTTTTTGGTGATGCTAATTATATTACACCAATTATTGGTTTAAATTATAAGAAACTAATGTTTGCATATACTTATACGCAGCAAAGCGGAGATGTTGTTTTTTCTAACGGTGGTTTTCATCAAGTATCTTTTGGTATGGATATTTTATGTAGAAAACGTAGAGCTTCTGCTTGCCCGAATATTAATGGGAGTTTCTAA
- a CDS encoding 4-hydroxyproline epimerase, which translates to MRKTFFCVDAHTCGNPVRVVAGGGPNLIGSNMSEKRQHFLKEYDWIRKGLMFEPRGHDMMSGSILFPPHNPENDFAILFIETSGCLPMCGHGTIGTITIAIEEGLITPKIPGKIKMEAPAGLVNIEYGQTGKKVDWVRLTNVKSYLAAENLTIDCPELGKITFDVAYGGNYYAIVDPQKNFSGVHDFTASKIIQYSQVVRNRINEKYPDMFIHPENDTIKDVTHMLWTGNPIDPTSSGRNAVYYGDKAIDRSPCGTGTSARLAQLYAKGKLKVNEEFIHESFIGSKFIGRVEKETTLDGKMAIIPSIQGWAKVFGYNNILIDDEDDPYAYGFQVI; encoded by the coding sequence ATGAGAAAAACTTTTTTTTGTGTAGATGCACACACTTGCGGAAATCCTGTAAGAGTTGTTGCCGGTGGTGGACCTAATTTAATTGGATCAAACATGAGTGAAAAACGTCAGCATTTTTTAAAAGAATATGACTGGATTCGTAAAGGATTAATGTTTGAACCTCGTGGTCACGATATGATGAGCGGTAGTATTTTATTTCCTCCTCACAATCCAGAAAACGATTTTGCTATTTTATTTATTGAAACTTCTGGTTGTTTACCAATGTGTGGACACGGAACAATTGGAACCATTACTATTGCAATTGAAGAAGGGTTAATTACGCCTAAAATTCCAGGGAAAATTAAAATGGAAGCACCTGCTGGTTTAGTAAATATTGAATATGGACAAACAGGTAAAAAAGTAGATTGGGTAAGATTAACTAATGTAAAAAGTTATTTAGCAGCAGAAAATTTAACCATTGATTGTCCTGAATTAGGTAAAATTACTTTTGATGTTGCCTATGGTGGTAATTATTATGCTATTGTAGATCCTCAGAAGAATTTTTCTGGAGTACATGATTTTACTGCAAGTAAAATAATTCAATATTCTCAAGTTGTTAGAAATCGTATTAATGAGAAATATCCAGATATGTTTATTCATCCAGAAAATGATACCATTAAAGATGTAACTCATATGTTATGGACAGGTAATCCGATTGACCCAACTTCTTCAGGTAGAAATGCTGTTTATTATGGAGACAAAGCCATCGACAGGAGCCCTTGTGGAACAGGTACTTCTGCACGACTAGCACAATTATACGCCAAAGGAAAACTAAAAGTAAATGAAGAATTTATTCACGAAAGTTTTATTGGTAGTAAGTTTATCGGTAGAGTAGAAAAAGAAACTACTTTAGATGGTAAAATGGCAATTATTCCTAGTATTCAAGGCTGGGCTAAAGTATTTGGTTACAATAATATTCTTATCGATGATGAAGACGATCCATATGCTTATGGATTTCAGGTAATCTAA
- a CDS encoding Xaa-Pro peptidase family protein yields MNTFGIGGSTIEAELNAITPNTHLVVPIQKEEFQYRINKACKLMKSQNKQAMYLHAGTNLFYFTGMKWSSSERMVGAILFQNGSLHFIAPEFEKGTILDFMLISGRVNCWEEHESPYELFAKILVDNNVTEGAIFMDEATPFFIIDGINKVAAYTLEDAKSITAGCRMIKSDAEIAIMQHAMNITLEVQKAAARILRVGISAKEVTDFIHNAHIKYGIPSGSYFCIVLFGVDSSFPHGVKSPKNLEENEIVLIDTGCQLNDYISDITRTYVFGKANDLQKSIWNIEKETQQAAFNAAKLGNTCEDIDNAARVVLESHNLGPDYKLPGLPHRVGHGIGLGIHEWPYIVRNDKTILASGMTFSNEPMICVPNEFGIRHEDHIMMTEEGPEWFTKPMYSIEDPFGINQNN; encoded by the coding sequence ATGAATACATTCGGAATTGGAGGTTCTACCATAGAAGCAGAATTAAATGCTATAACTCCAAATACACACTTAGTTGTCCCTATTCAAAAAGAAGAATTTCAATATAGAATAAACAAAGCTTGTAAATTGATGAAAAGTCAAAACAAACAAGCAATGTATTTACATGCTGGAACTAATTTATTTTATTTCACAGGAATGAAATGGAGTTCTAGTGAACGAATGGTTGGTGCCATTTTATTTCAAAATGGAAGCCTTCATTTTATCGCTCCTGAGTTTGAGAAAGGAACTATTTTAGACTTCATGTTGATAAGCGGTAGAGTTAATTGCTGGGAAGAACATGAAAGCCCATACGAACTATTTGCTAAAATTTTAGTTGATAATAATGTAACCGAAGGAGCTATTTTTATGGATGAGGCAACACCTTTTTTTATTATTGATGGAATAAATAAAGTAGCAGCATACACATTAGAAGATGCAAAATCAATTACAGCTGGTTGCAGAATGATAAAATCTGACGCTGAAATTGCCATTATGCAACATGCTATGAACATTACATTAGAGGTTCAAAAAGCAGCAGCAAGAATTTTACGTGTTGGTATATCTGCTAAAGAGGTTACTGATTTTATTCATAATGCACATATTAAGTATGGAATTCCTTCTGGGTCGTATTTTTGTATCGTTTTATTTGGTGTTGACTCTTCATTTCCACACGGTGTAAAATCTCCAAAAAATTTAGAAGAGAACGAAATTGTTCTTATAGACACTGGCTGTCAATTAAACGACTATATTTCAGATATTACTAGAACTTATGTTTTTGGTAAAGCAAATGATTTGCAAAAATCTATTTGGAATATTGAAAAGGAAACACAACAAGCAGCTTTTAATGCAGCTAAATTAGGTAATACATGTGAAGATATTGATAATGCAGCAAGAGTTGTATTAGAATCTCATAATTTAGGTCCTGATTATAAATTACCAGGGTTACCACATAGAGTTGGTCATGGAATTGGGTTAGGAATTCATGAATGGCCATACATTGTTAGAAACGATAAAACTATTTTAGCTTCAGGAATGACTTTTAGTAATGAACCTATGATTTGTGTACCTAACGAATTTGGAATTCGTCATGAAGATCATATTATGATGACCGAAGAAGGCCCTGAATGGTTTACAAAGCCTATGTATTCTATCGAAGATCCATTTGGCATAAATCAAAATAATTGA
- a CDS encoding FAD-binding oxidoreductase, with protein MSKEVVIIGGGIIGLCSAYYLQKEGHKVTVIDKSDFSSGASYVNAGYITPSHIVSLAAPGMINKGIKWMFDSKSPFSVKPRLDYDFLKWTWLFKKASTKEKVENSIKTIKDINVLSRELYQDIKNSNDFDFFYKHKGLLMCYQTDKAGEEEWTTGKRAIQEGLKVENLTKEQVLKLEPNAGLNIKGAVYYHTDAHMTPNEFMPQLKSYLEKKGATILSNEEVIDINVKSDKVTSIRTNKQELIADEIVVATGSWSQNLLKKLNTTVPVQAGKGYRINVKKETGITIPAILMEAKVAVTPMNGFTRFAGTMEVDKINNKINRVRVNAIAKASEVFYDGLKIEQKEIDDVACGLRPCSPDGLPYIGRLSKVKNVTIATGHAMMGWSLGPATGKLISEIISDKKTSLDLQPFHVERYS; from the coding sequence ATGTCGAAAGAAGTAGTAATTATTGGTGGAGGAATTATAGGTTTATGTTCAGCTTATTACCTTCAGAAAGAAGGTCATAAAGTTACAGTAATTGATAAATCAGATTTTTCAAGTGGTGCCTCTTATGTAAACGCAGGTTATATAACACCGAGTCATATTGTTTCTTTAGCAGCTCCAGGAATGATTAACAAAGGAATTAAATGGATGTTTGATTCAAAAAGTCCTTTTTCTGTAAAGCCTCGTTTAGATTATGATTTTTTAAAATGGACTTGGCTATTTAAAAAAGCATCTACCAAAGAGAAAGTTGAAAATTCTATTAAAACCATAAAAGATATTAATGTTTTAAGTAGGGAATTATATCAAGATATAAAAAACTCTAATGATTTCGATTTCTTTTATAAACACAAAGGCTTATTAATGTGCTATCAAACAGATAAAGCTGGTGAAGAAGAATGGACTACTGGAAAAAGAGCTATACAAGAAGGTTTAAAAGTTGAAAATTTAACGAAAGAGCAAGTACTAAAACTAGAACCGAATGCTGGTTTAAATATAAAAGGAGCTGTGTATTACCATACAGATGCACATATGACTCCAAATGAATTTATGCCACAATTAAAATCTTATTTAGAAAAAAAGGGCGCTACCATTTTATCTAATGAAGAAGTAATAGATATAAATGTAAAAAGCGATAAAGTAACATCAATAAGAACCAATAAACAAGAATTAATTGCTGATGAAATCGTTGTAGCAACAGGTTCTTGGTCACAAAATTTATTAAAAAAATTAAACACAACGGTACCTGTTCAAGCTGGTAAAGGCTATAGAATTAATGTAAAAAAAGAAACCGGAATTACAATACCTGCAATTTTAATGGAAGCTAAAGTTGCTGTAACTCCTATGAATGGTTTTACGCGTTTTGCTGGTACTATGGAAGTTGATAAAATAAATAACAAAATAAACCGTGTTAGAGTAAATGCAATAGCCAAAGCTAGTGAAGTTTTTTATGATGGTTTAAAAATTGAACAAAAAGAAATTGATGATGTAGCTTGCGGTTTAAGGCCATGTTCTCCTGATGGCTTACCTTATATTGGACGTTTATCTAAAGTTAAAAACGTGACTATTGCTACTGGACACGCTATGATGGGGTGGAGCTTGGGCCCTGCTACAGGTAAATTAATTTCAGAAATTATTTCTGATAAAAAAACAAGTTTAGATTTACAACCCTTTCACGTAGAAAGGTATTCATAA